One Mycolicibacterium sp. ND9-15 genomic window, AGGGGCACCGCTGGATACCCACGTTCGGACAGGATAACCGCTGAAAGCATCTAAGCGGGAAACCCCCTCCAAGACCAGGCTTCTCACCCATCAAGTGGGATAAGGCCCCCCGCAGACCACGGGATCGATAGACCAGACCTACACACCCAGCAATGGGCGCAGGGAACTGGCACTAACCGGCCGAAAACTTACACACACTCGCAACCACACCCCACACAAACCAACCACACCCCACCACCAAAAACACCACCGGCCACACCACGTGGACACCCCAAAAAAATAGAGTTACGGCGGTCAATAGCGGCAGGGAAACGCCCGGACCCATCCCGAACCCGGAAGCTAAGCCTGCCAGCGCCAATGATACTGCCCAACCCGGGCGGAAAAGTAGGACACCGCCGAACACAAATTAAGCCCTGTGGCCCCCAATTCGATTGGGGGCCACAGGCATTTGTAGGCTTCGTGGTTCCAGTCAAAACATCGTTCAGTCGAACAAGGTCAATGCCGGCGAGACGCGGCTCTTCTCCATCTCAAGCAACGCCCTCTTCCTGTCGAGTCCGCCGCCGTACCCGGTCAGGTTGCCGTTGGCCCCGATGACCCGATGGCACGGGACGATGATCCCGATCGGGTTGTGCCCGTTGGCCAGTCCGACCGCCCGGAACGCCCCGGGCGCTCCGATCTGCCGGGCGATATCACCGTACGACCGGGTCTCCCCGAAGGGGATGGTCAGCAGTGCAGCCCAGACTCTGCGTTGGAAAGCCGTGCCGATCATGTCGAGCTGCAAATCGAATTCGGTGCGGTCACCGGCGAAGTACGCC contains:
- a CDS encoding methylated-DNA--[protein]-cysteine S-methyltransferase — encoded protein: MAALQFRTIPSPVGKLTLAGKNGRLMHLRMVDQTYESSRDGWALDDSAFPDAVEQLEAYFAGDRTEFDLQLDMIGTAFQRRVWAALLTIPFGETRSYGDIARQIGAPGAFRAVGLANGHNPIGIIVPCHRVIGANGNLTGYGGGLDRKRALLEMEKSRVSPALTLFD